From a region of the Oryzias melastigma strain HK-1 linkage group LG4, ASM292280v2, whole genome shotgun sequence genome:
- the st6galnac5b gene encoding alpha-N-acetylgalactosaminide alpha-2,6-sialyltransferase 5b has protein sequence MKMKIRACPGLGGILVVTMVTSFLVLYNSSSRDRPPSRSSPPRWDPPKRRAALVGYSSVPDRKPLKLHCKTCSLVSSSGQLTGHGRGAEIDRSDCVIRMNDAPTTGFQRDVGRRTAVRVVAHSSLQRVLQSRQQLLNGSQDPVLIFWGPSSCMRRDGRGHIYNTLRRMNQLLPRLRIFVISRIKMLKFDESFKEETGIDRRRSNSWLSTGWFTMALAVELCDRIDVYGMVPPDFCNSSSRPAVPYHYYEPWGPAECSMYLSHERSRQGSHHRFITEKTVFSNWARTLNIHFHQPDWQPAAGGTAGNSSAGS, from the exons atgaagatgaagatcaGAGCG TGCCCGGGGCTTGGTGGCATCCTGGTGGTTACCATGGTTACCAGCTTCCTGGTGCTGTACAACAGCAGCTCCAGAGACAGACCCCCTTCCCGCTCTTCTCCCCCCCGCTGGGACCCCCCCAAGAGGCGGGCGGCTCTGGTGGGGTACAGCAGCGTCCCGGATCGTAAG ccTCTGAAGCTGCACTGTAAGACCTGCTCCCTGGTCTCCAGCTCGGGCCAGCTAACCGGACACGGAAGGGGGGCAGAGATCGACCGTTCGGACTGCGTCATCCGAATGAACGACGCCCCCACCACGGGGTTCCAGCGGGACGTGGGCCGGCGCACCGCCGTGCGTGTGGTGGCTCACTCCAGCCTGCAGAGGGTGCTGCAGAGCcggcagcagctgctgaacGGCAGCCAGGACCCGGTCCTGATCTTCTGGGGGCCGAGCAGCTGCATGAGGCGGGATGGGCGGGGCCACATCTACAACACGCTCCGGCGGATGAACCAGCTGCTGCCTCGGCTCAGGATCTTCGTCATCTCCAGGATCAAGATGCTGAAGTTTGACGAGTCGTTCAAGGAGGAAACGGGCATCGATCG GAGGAGGTCCAACTCCTGGCTGAGCACGGGCTGGTTCACCATGGCCCTCGCGGTGGAGCTGTGCGACAGGATCGACGTGTACGGCATGGTGCCTCCGGATTTCTGCAA ctcctcctcccgCCCCGCCGTGCCGTATCATTACTATGAGCCCTGGGGGCCCGCCGAGTGCTCCATGTACCTGTCCCACGAGAGGAGCCGGCAGGGCAGCCACCACCGCTTCATCACCGAGAAGACGGTGTTTTCAAACTGGGCCAGGACGCTCAACATCCACTTCCACCAGCCGGACTGGCAGCCTGCCGCCGGCGGGACGGCCGGGAACTCTTCAGCCGGATCCTGA